The window GTTCCTCTATTCAATTTCCTGTTACCCAAGGCTTGAAAAAGTAGTCGAAATGGTTTACTCAAGCATATGGTGAGAATATGAAATTGAAAATTTGCGTAGCTTTTGAAAGTTGTTTTGACCTTTTTATGTTTAAATTCGTGAAAATtggaacaatttttttttgttatatgGTATTTATTTTGTcaagtttttctttttaaacACAAGGATACAAGGGTAATAAGGAAATTGCATATTTTGTaagatatatataatttataatattgcATAATAGATAAAACAAGCGTGAGTTAATTGAATAAAAATTTTCCAGTGGTTCCATAATTGACTTTCAATCTGTTACTATCTTAATTTGTTTATATATTAAATaggtttaattaatataataaaaacttTCAATAAAATTCAAACAAAAATCCTAACAGCACAACCTCTTGTCAGTATTTCCactgattatttatttatttaatttctttatttattaaaataaataaaagggaAAAAtcgttatttttaatttataaatattaaaatataaagaaacaacaaaaatcaaataaaaaccTGTAAATTGCTTATCCCAAACTCATCGAGAAAGAAAGAAACAGTGACGAAGGTGATATGGCTCTCCATTTCACCGGTCCACTCTTCTATACTTCGTCTTCTCCATCTTCGACCTCAGCATCAGTTGCTCACCCTTGTAAGTGTATTAATGTTTTGTACAGTAATAATTTGTATTATAATACTTTTCCCTCTGAATCTTGCTACTTGaataatttgatttttattgATATATTGGATTTAGGTTGATTTAAATGGAATTTCTTGACTAGTTGAGTTTTCTTTTGCATGATTTCTGGGTTTTGTTTGACGCGTGTAGTGTGTGGTCATTGCGCCTCGTTCTTCTTCTGTAAATTATTTACAAGAGAAAGAAAATGGGATGTTTATGGTATGAGTGGCCTTTTTCTTTGCttcttttctattttttaatTCTGTGCTCTGAACaagattgataaaaaaaaatgtatttttccTTGTATTCCTAGTACCACCCATACAATTTTCTGGTTTAAAACGATTAAATTTGGACAATGTGGAGCATATAAACCACATCTTATGTTTACAGAAAGGTCTGTTTTGAAGGTACGTGGACTTACAATATGTTCCGCATTCAAATTTGGTTTGCAGTATTGTTGTACGCAAACCTTAACGAGACTTTTAGATTTGATCAGAAACTAATTTTAACTAGTTTTTAGCCAAGGACACAAGTAATTGCCTAATTGGAGTTGGAGATATATTACAGGTTGCTTAGTTGTGTACTGTGATGTTATGCAGGGTTGAGTGAGGAATGTTTTACCCTTCAAATGCAATGTGGTTAAATATCATTTGTAATTTTGTAGCCTCGGAGGAAGATACGGAGCTGGTGGGGGGGTCGAGCAGGGACTTTTACAGCCTTTAGAAAGCTTTTTTTTCTAAAAGAAAGTTTCTGtttgtattttatttgaaaaagaaaagttTTCAAAGTGACAAGTCCGAAAAGTAGCTGAACTGCAGCTTAAAAAAAAACTTCTATCCGCTACTGTCTTTAAACATTGACCTGCtcctatttttctttaaaaacctTGCTTGATAAAATACTTTTTTAAACAAAGTTTTTTTTGTATCCAAACTGGCTCTTAGTCTTCCGGTGAATTTGTCAATGTTTCTGAATTATGTGGCATTGGTTTTTCTGTTTCTAGTCTTCAGTTTGGGCAACAACTTCATCAATAAGCGTCCAAAACCGTCTGTTGGACACACGAATCGAGCACCTCTTGTTTGGAAAAGCAGAGGTGCATTGATTGTTAAGGCATCTTCTGATATTGATGGAACTGAACCTAGTGCTCCCGATTCTCCTACTCCAAAGGACACAAATGAAACTGTGCCTGTTGAGAATCTCCCATTGGAATCCAAAATTAAGATGAATCTTGAGCAGAAGATGAAAATGAAAATAGCAAAGAAAATCAGATTAAAGAGAAAGAGGCTTCTGAGGAAGCGCCATTTGAGGAAGAAGGGACGATGGCCGCATTCGAAGTTGAAGAAAAACAAGAACGTGTAAACTTTGTTTCATGATAACTTACCTGTTTATTCATTACTTTGTCTGCTCACTGTATAATCGCAGTTCATCAATATATTTTTGTCTAATGGATTATCATTGCGTTAAAGATATCAGTTTCCAATTCCATTCCACCTTTGAAGTTGCTTATGGATGGGATACGGCATTATTTATGTGTTTTATTAAATGGATTAATCTctatttattttcctgctaagattTCTTggcataaattattttttagctttatttttgttgtttttaaaatatacaaTATTTCTGCTCTTTCTATTCTGTTTCTTGTCTTGACAAGTTTTAACACGGTGGAATTCATTTCTATTTTAGTAGCCTCTAAGATTGAATTCAACAATGTGAAAATGGTGCACTTAACTGTGTACAAGGAGAATAAAGCCTAAAGGAAATTGTGTCCAGGTTAATATTTCTTTCGTTTTCATTTTAAATTTCGAGTTGAAACATTTTAGCCtgcttgaatttaaaataataaatcgaTTTCTTCTCATTTGCTTCAAATTCTTTATTGAACTTGATTAAGAATACGGCTTGTGCTCGTTCGTATTTGGTTTCAAATACTAGCTAGTCATAAAGAGCTTACATTGTGAACAAACTAATCTGGATTCCAGTTTGACTCAAGAACATAATTTAACACAATCAAGCTCAATGTAAAATTTAACACCTGAACTATAAATTGTTGGTATGAGGTGcggtaatttgagataataaaaatgaaaataaagaataaattggacatcgagatttacgtggaaaacccctaaaaattaatagggtaaaaaccacggacaagatgaaaagaattccactataatattttatggtgtacAATCCACTCACTGTGTTTTCAAAGAGAATAAACACTCTTTAATACAgaagaacaaacacctcaaaaatattatagaactaagcacttaaTGCTATAAAATGAGGGAAAACTCAAATAGAAAGTGCGTCTTCCATCTTCAAATTCTGCTGCAGCTCGTTTTGACAAGTACCGACAAACATTTGTTGAATGCTACCGGCCAATATTTGTTGATTAAATGACAAATGTATTTAAAGCATTGTCATTATCTACTGACATATctccacttggagatttgattaagaatcaaacacatctctACACATCTTTTCGATCTTGTCATtccctgctgcttacgtttccgCTAGACCATTTAAGGATATACACCATTCAAACTAtcagtgttcactggcttggtcagaaaatcatCTATGTTATCTTTTGTATGAATTTTCTGCATATCCACACTTACTTCTTCTTTTACTTCAATACAAAGTGTTGAACTCCAATGTGTTTAGTCCTGAAATGAAAGGCTGAATTCCTTGCGATGTGCAGGGCACtttgactgtcacaaaacaaaagaACATTCTCTTGTCTGTGctcgatctcctccaataaccttttaatccatattgcctccttgcaaACTCGAATTAAAGCTCGAGTCCAAGTTCAGCTCGAAAGACTCGAACATATTCGTTAACTGTTCGAAAATAAGCACTCGAAAtgctcaaaatttatttataatattatattaataaaatattacgaCTTTCGAGCGGCTCGCGAACTATCGTATAAAATAATT is drawn from Primulina eburnea isolate SZY01 chromosome 10, ASM2296580v1, whole genome shotgun sequence and contains these coding sequences:
- the LOC140803634 gene encoding large ribosomal subunit protein cL37, which translates into the protein MALHFTGPLFYTSSSPSSTSASVAHPFFSLGNNFINKRPKPSVGHTNRAPLVWKSRGALIVKASSDIDGTEPSAPDSPTPKDTNETVPVENLPLESKIKMNLEQKMKMKIAKKIRLKRKRLLRKRHLRKKGRWPHSKLKKNKNV